From Cytophagales bacterium, a single genomic window includes:
- a CDS encoding DNA polymerase III subunit beta — MKFIVSSSALLKRISTINGVIAPNPVVPILENFLFEIKDGLLKATASDLQSSMTTEIDLEAKEPGSIAIPAKILLETLQNLPEQPVTFTIDEDTYGIELSSDNGRYKLSGENATDFPKLPEFSEGSSVNIPSDILSKAISTTIIAASNDEMRLAMSGILVQ; from the coding sequence ATGAAATTCATAGTTTCTTCCTCTGCATTGCTAAAGCGGATCTCAACCATTAACGGTGTTATTGCACCCAACCCGGTGGTTCCGATTCTGGAAAACTTTTTATTTGAAATTAAAGATGGTCTGCTTAAAGCTACAGCTTCTGATCTGCAATCCTCAATGACTACAGAGATTGATCTTGAAGCAAAAGAACCCGGCAGTATTGCTATTCCTGCTAAAATTTTATTAGAAACATTACAAAACCTGCCTGAGCAGCCTGTTACATTTACCATCGATGAAGATACCTATGGTATAGAGCTGAGTTCAGATAATGGAAGATATAAGCTCTCCGGTGAAAATGCTACAGATTTTCCCAAATTACCGGAATTTTCGGAAGGTAGTTCGGTAAATATTCCGTCAGATATACTCTCCAAAGCTATATCAACTACTATTATAGCCGCCAGCAATGATGAAATGCGGCTTGCTATGTCAGGAATACTTGTGCAG
- the dnaN gene encoding DNA polymerase III subunit beta: KAISTTIIAASNDEMRLAMSGILVQLSNKNITFVATDSHRMARYRRSDITAKNDAEILIPHKALALIKNSLPSETTEVKFEFDSTNAFFSFDRVKMVCRLLDERFPDYENVIPTDNSNKLIINRTELLNSLKRIAIYSNKATYQVKFKIAGSEIQISAEDLDFSNEANERLSCEFEGEDIEIGFNARFLIEMLSNLDSEMIKIEMSEANKAGLIFPEEKDKNEDVLMLVMPVMLHQQATTA; the protein is encoded by the coding sequence CCAAAGCTATATCAACTACTATTATAGCCGCCAGCAATGATGAAATGCGGCTTGCTATGTCAGGAATACTTGTGCAGCTAAGCAATAAAAATATTACTTTTGTTGCAACTGATAGTCACAGGATGGCAAGATATAGAAGATCAGATATTACTGCAAAAAACGATGCTGAAATTTTAATTCCTCACAAAGCGCTGGCGCTTATTAAAAACTCACTGCCATCTGAAACTACTGAAGTTAAATTTGAGTTTGACAGTACCAATGCGTTTTTCAGCTTTGACCGGGTAAAAATGGTATGCAGGCTTCTTGATGAACGATTTCCTGATTACGAAAATGTCATCCCCACCGATAATTCTAATAAACTAATTATTAACCGTACCGAACTGTTAAATTCATTAAAAAGGATTGCTATTTATTCAAATAAGGCAACCTACCAGGTCAAATTCAAAATTGCCGGCAGTGAGATTCAGATATCTGCTGAAGATCTTGATTTTTCTAACGAGGCCAATGAAAGGCTCTCATGTGAGTTTGAAGGTGAGGATATTGAGATCGGGTTTAATGCCAGGTTCCTTATAGAAATGCTTAGTAACCTTGATTCGGAAATGATAAAAATAGAAATGTCAGAGGCTAATAAAGCCGGGCTGATCTTTCCAGAAGAAAAGGATAAAAATGAAGATGTGCTGATGCTGGTGATGCCTGTAATGCTCCATCAGCAAGCCACTACTGCATAA
- a CDS encoding D-tyrosyl-tRNA(Tyr) deacylase has protein sequence MRIVIQRVSQASVKIEGKTKAKINAGFLILLGITHDDNEQDIEWLSKKIINLRVFDDGQGKVNLALKDIGGNILLISQFTLHASTKKGNRPSFINAAPPEIAIPLYEKFVQKLETGLGKKIETGEFGAYMEVALVNDGPVTIIIDSNNKK, from the coding sequence GTGCGCATAGTAATACAAAGGGTTTCCCAAGCATCTGTTAAAATTGAGGGAAAAACTAAAGCAAAGATCAATGCAGGTTTTTTGATATTGCTTGGCATAACCCATGATGATAATGAACAGGATATTGAATGGTTGAGTAAAAAGATCATCAATTTGCGTGTCTTTGATGACGGGCAGGGGAAGGTGAATCTTGCCCTTAAGGATATTGGAGGAAATATTTTATTGATAAGCCAATTTACCCTGCATGCAAGCACAAAAAAAGGAAACAGGCCGTCTTTCATAAATGCTGCACCCCCTGAAATCGCAATCCCCTTATATGAAAAGTTTGTACAAAAGTTAGAAACCGGGTTAGGGAAAAAGATAGAAACAGGAGAATTTGGAGCCTATATGGAAGTTGCACTTGTTAATGACGGGCCGGTGACGATCATTATTGATTCGAATAACAAAAAATAA